One Desulforhopalus sp. DNA segment encodes these proteins:
- a CDS encoding phage baseplate assembly protein V, whose translation MLETRDRQSEERYRNRWYGKYRAFVRDNNDPERLGRVRLEIPAVLGSGRENWSEWAAPCFPYGGNDDTGMFLVPEGGASVWAEFEGGVVQHPIWTGVWLAKSNPGEQPEESKRTCANAFCHDCEDKVEHQANQHDDLEHKKYHGHPPYYCPRLKVLLKTETGHTILADDRDGDELLRIIDRAGQILTMEGKVKPEIQSGNALRRGTKDAEKGDQLDIASQIIGSRARIQLTDLCRQQVILEAWQDKEKVHILSCDKGRSRWQKILIDTTKGREKVHIWGLNGTQEILVDSTAAAEQIRLTDKAGQVVRMNAAPGQESISATDKSGSLVFMDGVAGNIIIRSTNTVLINT comes from the coding sequence ATGCTTGAAACCCGCGACCGTCAATCCGAGGAACGCTACCGCAACCGCTGGTACGGCAAGTACCGGGCCTTCGTGCGCGATAACAACGACCCCGAACGCCTCGGCCGGGTCCGTCTGGAAATCCCCGCCGTGCTCGGCAGCGGGCGGGAGAACTGGTCCGAATGGGCCGCGCCCTGTTTTCCCTACGGCGGCAACGACGACACCGGCATGTTCCTGGTCCCCGAGGGAGGGGCCTCGGTCTGGGCCGAGTTCGAGGGCGGCGTCGTCCAGCATCCGATCTGGACCGGGGTCTGGCTGGCCAAGAGCAATCCCGGTGAGCAGCCCGAGGAATCGAAGCGCACCTGCGCGAACGCCTTCTGTCATGACTGCGAGGACAAGGTCGAGCATCAGGCCAACCAGCACGACGATCTCGAACACAAGAAGTACCACGGCCATCCGCCGTATTACTGTCCTCGCCTGAAGGTCCTGCTCAAGACCGAAACCGGCCACACCATTCTGGCCGATGACCGCGACGGCGACGAGCTGCTGCGGATCATCGACCGCGCCGGACAGATCCTCACCATGGAAGGGAAAGTGAAGCCCGAGATACAGAGCGGCAACGCCCTGCGCCGAGGCACGAAGGACGCCGAGAAAGGCGACCAGCTCGACATCGCTTCGCAGATCATCGGCTCCCGCGCCCGCATCCAGCTCACCGACCTCTGCCGCCAGCAGGTAATCCTCGAAGCCTGGCAGGACAAGGAGAAGGTCCACATCCTCTCGTGCGACAAGGGCCGCTCCCGCTGGCAGAAGATCCTCATCGATACCACCAAGGGTCGGGAGAAGGTTCACATCTGGGGGCTCAACGGCACTCAGGAAATCCTCGTCGACTCCACCGCCGCCGCCGAACAGATCCGGCTCACCGACAAGGCCGGTCAGGTGGTGCGCATGAACGCCGCGCCTGGCCAGGAGAGTATCAGTGCCACCGACAAGTCCGGCAGCCTCGTGTTCATGGATGGGGTGGCCGGAAACATCATCATTCGCTCGACGAACACCGTCTTGATCAACACCTGA
- a CDS encoding PAAR domain-containing protein: protein MSSQARLGDISSHGGVIITGASRTLDNGMPVARMGDLHVCPIPGHGVTPIVTGSFDTITEGLPNARIGDITACGAIIVTGSPDTIDN, encoded by the coding sequence ATGAGCTCCCAGGCTCGACTTGGCGACATCAGCAGTCACGGCGGCGTCATCATCACCGGGGCGAGCCGGACGCTGGACAACGGCATGCCGGTGGCCCGCATGGGTGATCTGCACGTCTGTCCCATCCCTGGGCATGGCGTGACGCCCATTGTGACCGGCAGCTTCGACACCATCACCGAAGGATTGCCCAACGCCCGCATCGGCGACATCACCGCCTGCGGAGCCATCATCGTCACCGGTAGTCCCGACACCATCGACAACTGA
- a CDS encoding DUF1353 domain-containing protein, protein MSTETKTLFSGTALGLSGPLRVEILPNGVTARLTQPFRVRTGAGRIIEVPAGFETDFASVPRLFWRVVPPWGRYSPAAVVHDYLYHTGKVSRLAADRLFLELMAALGVPLWKRQLMYWAVRLGGWLAWNASRKREAEHA, encoded by the coding sequence ATGAGCACCGAAACCAAGACTCTGTTTTCCGGCACCGCGCTGGGACTGTCCGGGCCTCTTCGGGTGGAGATCCTGCCCAATGGAGTGACCGCCAGGCTGACCCAGCCGTTCCGTGTCCGCACCGGCGCTGGCCGCATCATCGAAGTGCCCGCCGGGTTCGAGACCGACTTCGCCTCGGTGCCGCGCCTGTTTTGGCGTGTGGTGCCGCCCTGGGGGAGATATTCCCCAGCGGCCGTCGTTCACGACTACCTCTACCACACCGGCAAGGTCTCGCGGCTTGCGGCCGACCGGCTCTTTCTCGAACTGATGGCGGCCCTGGGCGTGCCTCTGTGGAAACGCCAGCTCATGTATTGGGCGGTTCGCCTGGGCGGCTGGCTGGCCTGGAACGCCAGTCGAAAGCGGGAGGCGGAGCATGCTTGA
- a CDS encoding D-Ala-D-Ala carboxypeptidase family metallohydrolase — protein sequence MGDLSKNFNRSEFACKGTNCCGHSAAVHPDLVDALQTLRDRIGKPLSITSGFRCNRHNKAVGGAEQSFHTLGMAADVSCPTGVSPEELAVIAEEIPLFREGGIGVYASWVHLDVRQSGKARWRS from the coding sequence ATGGGTGATCTCAGCAAGAATTTCAACCGTTCGGAATTCGCCTGCAAAGGCACGAACTGCTGCGGCCATTCGGCTGCGGTCCATCCCGACCTGGTCGACGCCCTGCAGACGCTGCGCGACCGCATCGGCAAACCGCTATCCATCACCAGCGGCTTTCGCTGCAACCGCCACAACAAGGCGGTGGGCGGCGCGGAGCAGAGTTTCCACACGCTGGGCATGGCGGCCGACGTGAGCTGTCCCACAGGCGTTTCGCCCGAGGAACTGGCGGTCATCGCCGAGGAGATTCCACTCTTCCGCGAGGGCGGCATCGGCGTCTACGCATCCTGGGTCCATCTCGACGTGCGCCAGTCGGGCAAAGCGAGGTGGCGGTCATGA